The following are from one region of the Ptychodera flava strain L36383 chromosome 15, AS_Pfla_20210202, whole genome shotgun sequence genome:
- the LOC139151667 gene encoding brevican core protein-like, producing MGCLIAGALLGTLLFLFLHEIIFAACPPNYVTGSDETSCYRFVAAARSWSWGKVVCDVEGAHLIDVISDEENGFLFDYATTLGLTDVWIGLNDLETEGSWNYDFEISEPLFWHWNSDQPDGGALENCAIMRIPDLGKWHDRPCSQYNAVICEAPSQGNHGPNSLQSSKAERWGHFVRARVDSGPPAATPMLTLGLARSVIDCARKCFGFTNDCAAYTFEREVLGIGLHRCKLYTSVFETYLMVDHHGIDMYEVTA from the exons ATGGGTTGCCTCATTGCCGGTGCTCTCCTAGGCACTTTGCTTTTTCTCTTCTTGCATGAAATAATCTTTGCAG CGTGTCCACCAAACTACGTAACGGGCTCAGATGAAACAAGCTGCTATAGATTCGTGGCTGCCGCACGCTCTTGGAGCTGGGGCAAAGTCGTTTGCGACGTTGAAGGGGCTCACCTGATTGACGTCATCAGCGACGAAGAGAATGGTTTTTTATTCGATTATGCAACAACACTTGGGCT GACTGACGTATGGATAGGCCTGAATGACTTGGAAACAGAGGGCAGCTGGAATTACGACTTCGAAATCTCAGAACCGTTGTTCTGGCACTGGAATTCTGATCAACCGGACGGTGGCGCCCTAGAAAACTGTGCTATTATGAGGATACCAGATCTTGGAAAGTGGCACGACAGGCCCTGCTCACAATACAATGCGGTGATATGCGAAG CTCCGTCCCAGGGAAATCATGGTCCCAATTCCCTACAGTCATCCAAGGCCGAGAGGTGGGGACATTTCGTACGGGCTCGGGTAGACTCAGGACCGCCGGCAGCGACTCCAATGCTGACTCTAGGTCTGGCACGCAGTGTCATCGACTGCGCAAGGAAGTGCTTTGGCTTTACTAACGATTGTGCAGCATACACATTTGAACGGGAAGTTTTGGGGATCGGACTGCACCGTTGCAAACTGTACACCAGCGTGTTTGAAACGTACTTGATGGTTGATCACCACGGAATCGACATGTACGAAGTTACCGCCTAA